The Mauremys reevesii isolate NIE-2019 linkage group 13, ASM1616193v1, whole genome shotgun sequence genome contains a region encoding:
- the LOC120380666 gene encoding olfactory receptor 4N2-like, with amino-acid sequence MNVWLIARVNNCSNDNVPCGCVAGMELENSTEVTEFVLLGLSQTREIQLFLFVLFLVFYSMILPANILIILTIRGDPHLGSPMYFFLANLAFLDICYCSVTPPKMLADFFSHHKTISYGGCMAQLFFIHFLGGAEVFLLIGMAFDRYVAICHPLRYASMMSREVFCALVGAAWAGGFMHSILQVVLIIRLPFCGPNELDNFFCDITQVIKLACTDVYMLEFFMFFNSGLAVLMCFFLLLISYGALLIRLRAGDPSKGTSKAASTCVTHVIIVFIMFGPAIYIYCRPFRSFPLDKVVAVFHTVVFPLMNPMIYTLRNKEIISAMKRLLSRHGLWRGK; translated from the coding sequence ATGAATGTTTGGCTAATTGCTCGAGTCAACAATTGTAGCAATGACAATGTACCATGTGGGTGTGTTGCAGGGATGGAGCTCGAGAACAGCACAGAGGTGACGGAGTTTGTGCTGTTGGGGCTATCCCAGACCCGGGAGATCCAGCTCTTCCTGTTTGTCTTGTTCCTTGTCTTCTACTCCATGATCCTCCCAGCTAACATCCTCATCATCCTCACCATTCGGGGAGACCCTCACCTGGGCtcccccatgtatttcttcctggcCAACCTGGCCTTCCTGGACATCTGCTACTGCTCCGTCACCCCCCCAAAGATGCTGGCTGACTTCTTCTCGCACCACAAGACCATCTCCTATGGGGGCTGCATGGCCCAACTCTTCTTCATCCACTTCCTGGGAGGGGCGGAAGTTTTCCTGCTCATAGGCATGGCCTTTGATAggtacgtggccatctgccatcccctgcgCTATGCCAGCATGATGAGCAGGGAGGTCTTCTGTGCCCTTGTTGGGGCTGCTTGGGCCGGAGGCTTCATGCATTCTATCCTGCAGGTGGTGTTGATCATCCGGCTCCCATTCTGTGGCCCCAACGAGCTGGACaatttcttctgtgacatcacCCAGGTGATCAAGCTGGCCTGCACTGACGTCTACATGCTGGAGTTCTTCATGTTCTTCAACAGTGGCCTGGCCGTCTTGATGTGCTTCTTCCTCTTGCTTATCTCCTATGGGGCCCTGCTGATCCGGCTGCGTGCAGGCGACCCCTCAAAGGGGACAAGCAAGGCGGCCTCCACCTGTGTCACTCACGTCATCATCGTCTTCATCATGTTTGGCCCAGCCATCTACATCTATTGCCGGCCCTTCCGAAGCTTCCCCCTGGACAAAGTGGTGGCCGTGTTCCACACTGTTGTCTTCCCGCTCATGAACCCCATGATCTATACACTCAGGAACAAGGAGATCATCAGTGCCATGAAGAGGCTGCTGAGTAGACATGGGCTCTGGAGAGGGAAATAG
- the LOC120380587 gene encoding olfactory receptor 4Q2-like isoform X1: protein MEQLWRNQTSVGEFLLAALSPTPQSQAALFAVFLLVYVSTLVGNTLIMATVSSDPRLRTPMYFLLGNLSFLDLCYSTVTAPKMLLDFLSNRRSISYQACMAQLFFLHFVGAAEMFLLTVMAYDRYVAICKPLHYPNIMNRTLCSWLVVASWAGGFIHSMVQTILTMQLPFCGPNWVDNFFCDVPPVIKLACTDTYVVELLMVSNSGLISTSCFVILVASYTTILVRIRSPEGRRKALSTCASHLTVVTLFFGPCIFIYARPFSIFSVDKLVSVLYNIITPMLNPLIYTLRNKEVKSAMRRLRTRGITSMGKVIV from the coding sequence ATGGAGCAGCTGTGGAGAAACCAGACTTCAGTGGGGGAGTTCCTCCTGGCAGCCCTTTCCCCGACTCCACAGTCCCAGGCCGCCTTGTTTGCTGTGTTTCTCTTGGTCTATGTCTCCACGCTGGTGGGTAATACCCTTATCATGGCGACGGTCAGCTCTGACCCTCGCCTCCGCACTCCCATGTATTTCCTGCTGGGCAACCTCTCCTTCCTGGACCTGTGCTACTCCACTGTCACTGCCCCCAAGATGCTGTTGGACTTCCTGTCCAATAGGAGGAGTATTTCCTACCAGGCCTGCATGGCCCAGCTCTTCTTCCTGCACTTCGTAGGGGCAGCCGAGATGTTCCTGCTCACCGTCATGGCCTACGaccgctacgtggccatctgcaagCCCCTCCACTACCCCAACATCATGAACCGGACCCTATGCAGTTGGCTGGTGGTGGCTTCCTGGGCTGGAGGGTTCATCCACTCCATGGTCCAGACCATCCTCACCATGCAGCTGCCCTTCTGTGGGCCCAACTGGGTGGACAACTTCTTCTGTGATGTCCCACCAGTGATCAAGCTGGCCTGCACCGACACCTACGTGGTGGAGCTGCTCATGGTCTCCAACAGTGGGCTGATCTCCACCAGCTGCTTCGTTATCCTGGTAGCCTCCTACACCACCATCTTGGTAAGGATTCGCTCCCCTGAAGGACGGCGCAAGGCGCTCTCCACCTGTGCCTCACACCTGACTGTGGTGACCTTATTCTTCGGGCCCTGCATCTTCATCTACGCCCGGCCCTTCTCCATCTTCTCAGTGGACAAGCTGGTCTCAGTCCTTTACAACATCATCACCCCCATGCTCAACCCCTTGATCTACACGCTCAGGAACAAAGAGGTGAAGTCAGCCATGAGGAGACTGAGGACAAGGGGCATTACTTCCATGGGGAAGGTAATAGTCTGA
- the LOC120380587 gene encoding olfactory receptor 4Q2-like isoform X2, translating into MSFSNNHWEFLLAALSPTPQSQAALFAVFLLVYVSTLVGNTLIMATVSSDPRLRTPMYFLLGNLSFLDLCYSTVTAPKMLLDFLSNRRSISYQACMAQLFFLHFVGAAEMFLLTVMAYDRYVAICKPLHYPNIMNRTLCSWLVVASWAGGFIHSMVQTILTMQLPFCGPNWVDNFFCDVPPVIKLACTDTYVVELLMVSNSGLISTSCFVILVASYTTILVRIRSPEGRRKALSTCASHLTVVTLFFGPCIFIYARPFSIFSVDKLVSVLYNIITPMLNPLIYTLRNKEVKSAMRRLRTRGITSMGKVIV; encoded by the exons ATGTCTTTCTCGAACAACCACTGGGAA TTCCTCCTGGCAGCCCTTTCCCCGACTCCACAGTCCCAGGCCGCCTTGTTTGCTGTGTTTCTCTTGGTCTATGTCTCCACGCTGGTGGGTAATACCCTTATCATGGCGACGGTCAGCTCTGACCCTCGCCTCCGCACTCCCATGTATTTCCTGCTGGGCAACCTCTCCTTCCTGGACCTGTGCTACTCCACTGTCACTGCCCCCAAGATGCTGTTGGACTTCCTGTCCAATAGGAGGAGTATTTCCTACCAGGCCTGCATGGCCCAGCTCTTCTTCCTGCACTTCGTAGGGGCAGCCGAGATGTTCCTGCTCACCGTCATGGCCTACGaccgctacgtggccatctgcaagCCCCTCCACTACCCCAACATCATGAACCGGACCCTATGCAGTTGGCTGGTGGTGGCTTCCTGGGCTGGAGGGTTCATCCACTCCATGGTCCAGACCATCCTCACCATGCAGCTGCCCTTCTGTGGGCCCAACTGGGTGGACAACTTCTTCTGTGATGTCCCACCAGTGATCAAGCTGGCCTGCACCGACACCTACGTGGTGGAGCTGCTCATGGTCTCCAACAGTGGGCTGATCTCCACCAGCTGCTTCGTTATCCTGGTAGCCTCCTACACCACCATCTTGGTAAGGATTCGCTCCCCTGAAGGACGGCGCAAGGCGCTCTCCACCTGTGCCTCACACCTGACTGTGGTGACCTTATTCTTCGGGCCCTGCATCTTCATCTACGCCCGGCCCTTCTCCATCTTCTCAGTGGACAAGCTGGTCTCAGTCCTTTACAACATCATCACCCCCATGCTCAACCCCTTGATCTACACGCTCAGGAACAAAGAGGTGAAGTCAGCCATGAGGAGACTGAGGACAAGGGGCATTACTTCCATGGGGAAGGTAATAGTCTGA